From Zerene cesonia ecotype Mississippi chromosome 13, Zerene_cesonia_1.1, whole genome shotgun sequence, the proteins below share one genomic window:
- the LOC119831251 gene encoding proton-coupled folate transporter-like gives MCEPEEAPLKTQPEKVKKKSFKEKIAYIRENITLEPVLISYVIPGSLSRLATQNLNLDKACRVNLHYDSNVCDALIAQKGLYVQEEIEVQTLVASMEAWKNIILTAIPSFLILFLGAWSDRTGKRKICVLMPIVGDLLMCLSNLLNTYFFYELPVEVTMFFEAFFPAITGGWIATYMGAFCYISEISSEESRTFRVGIANLCLTVGSPIGHALSGILLNRIGYYGIFSFSSLLYIFSLCHGFFCMKDPERPKVDKKGEDKGVCNFLKSFFNFKHVMDTMKVVFKKGPNRRRTKSILVLVSIAFVYGPMYGEFTVRYWFTRYRFNWDAMKYSFYNTFYICLHALGAFISVSIFSRRWQWSDATLGIISTVSKLMGGLAASQARTTLQMYLAIAVETFNATSFTALRSISSKLAKSDELGKNISIFNLLEVVTSMVFGPAYSMIYMMTLKVDVSIVYYCSTVLTIPAISIFTWFYIQNKKDIRRQKAENIAEKTDQCKDIGPDSTRRKESLIGSIEIADSKII, from the exons ATGTGCGAACCTGAAGAAGCGCCCTTAAAAACCCAACCGGAGAAAGTGAAAAAGAAATCGTTTAAGGAAAAAATAGCATACATACGAGAGAACATCACACTAGAACCAGTATTAATCAGCTACGTAATTCCAGGATCGCTGTCTAGACTTGCTACCCAAAATCTGAATTTGGACAAAGCGTGCAGAGTTAATCTTCATTATGACTCAAATGTTTGCGACGCGCTCATCGCCCAGAAAGGATTATATGTACAAGAGGAAATCGAAGTACAAACACTTGTTGCATCTATGGAGGCATGGAAAAATATCATACTAACAGCGATCCCAAGTTTCCTCATACTATTCTTAGGCGCCTGGAGCGATCGAACTGGCAAGAGAAAAATATGCGTCCTTATGCCAATAGTTGGAGACTTGCTTATGTGTTTAAGTAATCTTCTGAATACGTATTTCTTCTACGAATTGCCAGTTGAGGTTACCATGTTCTTCGAGGCATTTTTTCCCGCTATAACTGGAGGTTGGATAGCCACCTACATGGGagcattttgttatattagtgAAATATCTAGTGAGGAGTCTAGGACATTTAGAGTTGGTATTGCAAACCTATGCCTCACTGTCGGTTCTCCCATAGGTCATGCTTTAAGTGGAATATTGCTCAATAGAATTGGATACTatggaatattttcttttagttCGCTGTTGTACATTTTTAGTTTGTGCCATGGTTTCTTTTGCATGAAAGATCCTGAAAGGCCTAAGGTGGACAAGAAAGGT gAAGACAAAGGTGTGTGCAATTTCTTGAAGTCCTTCTTCAATTTCAAACACGTGATGGATACTATGAAAGTCGTTTTCAAAAAGGGTCCTAATCGACGTCGCACCAAATCGATTTTAGTTCTGGTTTCCATAGCTTTTGTCTACGGTCCTATGTACG GTGAATTCACAGTAAGGTACTGGTTCACGAGATACAGATTCAACTGGGACGCTATGAAATATAGCTTCTATAACACATTCTATATTTGTCTTCATGCACTCG GTGCCTTCATCTCGGTTAGTATATTCAGTCGAAGATGGCAATGGAGCGACGCCACTCTTGGGATTATTTCAACTGTAAGCAAACTAATGGGCGGTTTAGCTGCAAGTCAAGCTAGAACCAcattacaaatgtatttag CCATTGCCGTCGAGACATTTAATGCGACATCCTTCACAGCACTAAGGTCGATCTCATCTAAACTGGCTAAAAGTGATGAATTGG GAAAGAACATCTCGATCTTCAATCTATTAGAAGTGGTGACGTCCATGGTATTCGGACCAGCTTATTCAATGATTTACATGATGACGCTAAAAGTTGACGTGTCTATTGTGTATTATTGTAGCACTGTGCTGACAATTCCAGCTATATCCATATTTAC GTGGTTTTATATTCAGAACAAGAAAGACATACGAAGGCAGAAAGCTGAGAATATAGCAGAAAAAACGGATCAATGTAAAGATATAGGACCCGATTCTACGAGAAGGAAGGAATCTTTAATTGGAAGCATAGAAATAGCTGATAGCAAAATTATTTAG